A part of Drosophila ananassae strain 14024-0371.13 chromosome 2R, ASM1763931v2, whole genome shotgun sequence genomic DNA contains:
- the LOC6507416 gene encoding Down syndrome cell adhesion molecule-like protein Dscam2 isoform X18, producing MWISSRLFVIFLLLHLETTCSEPFEAHLRGPGFVMEPPGRVEFSNSSGGWLDCSASGSPQPTIDWVHADGSAVTEIHGVRRVLRNGTLVLMPFAAAAYHQDVHNTIYRCIASNSVGRIVSRDVQVRAVVAQAYKVDVEVLSASRGCTAILRCVVPTFVKELVRVVSWVHEPAIYIYPSLQGDGKFHLLPTGELLIHNLQESDESQSFRCRSMHRLTRQVVVSSPTRLRINSHRGIISPSVVEHTAHVQVSQDEGAVLLCVAQGCPSPEYSWYTHNGAGPLPVLSGPRVRLLGPILAIEAVTGEDSGVYKCTASNVGGEASAELRLTVATPIQVEISPNVLSVHMGGTAEFRCLVTSNGSPVGMQNILWYKDGRQLPSSGRVEDTLVVPRVSRENRGMYQCVVRRPEGDTFQATAELQLGDAPPVLLYSFIEQTLQPGPAVSLKCSAAGNPTPQISWTLDGFPLPSNGRFMIGQYITVHGDVISHVNISHVMVEDGGEYACIAENRAGRVQHAARLNIYGLPYIRLIPKVTAVSGETLNLKCPVAGYPIEEIHWERGGRELPDDIRQRVQPDGSLTISPVQKNSDSGVYTCWARNKQGHSARRSGEVTVIVPPSIEPFAFQEGLAEGMRTRTVCGVSRGDPPLKLIWLKDGEPLPDLLGANVTMLDQYSSLLSIPSLSATHSGEYTCVAKNPAAEIKYTALLQVKVPPRWIVEPVDANVERNRHIMLHCQAQGVPTPSIVWKKATGSKSGEYEEVRERPFTKLLGNGSLLLQHVKEDREGFYLCQANNGIGTGIGKVIQLKVNSSPYFSSTSRSVMVKKGDTALLQCAVSGDKPINIVWMRSGKNTLNPSTNYKISVKQEATPDGVSAELQIRTVDATDSGPYFCRASNLYGNDQQLVQLQVQEPPQPPSVLEAAMISSRSVNLKWQPKTLGTGDVSKYLVEFREADPLFVEQWQQVEVKDPPTFNAMIENLKPATRYAFRVIAEGSAGRSAPSQELIVRTEPQRPAGPPLNLSARPLSSTELLISWVAPLPELRHGDIQGYNVGYKLANSGNTAYNFTSVSGDGDGGNGELLLSGLAKFQRYNVVVQAFNQVGPGPLSEPATSQTMEDVPSRSPEDVRCAALSSQSLQVSWQPPPIYHTNGLLQGYKLIFEPIIDDIQPSKDEVESRKTTALTMVLTGLRKYTNYSIQVLAHTRMGDGVLSKPLYCHSEEDVPEAPADIKVVVSSSQSLYISWLPPTEPNGVITKFSLYTRVVNGREELNNEKRSLPSQQAYYEAKGLHPHMEYQFWVTASTRVGEGKSSRVASQITTNRIPARIISFGGPVVRPWRSTVTLPCTAVGKPKRDWFKSDVVLRQGGVHNTQLLDTGDLIISSLELADGGNYSCQVDNGIGTDRLTHILMVQVPPSAPTLYVTSATSSSILMHWKCGFTGNAPITGYTLFYRRGNGNTDEMQLSRHASSHELKGLVCGSTYQIYLSAQNKVGPSPSSIMLHVRTQGQSPGQPSSTALLAPNSTSLLVRLHSWPDNGCPILYFVLQYKAMTDDPDAEWVMVSNALKPQRRLVVPNLLPSTLYHLRMEAHNVAGQSSAEFSFVTLTKDGDPPPPEIVQRGHRGTTVFYGNINLLIPSIAALSGMICTIVMVIICYRNKQSAHSQKESLENRANSEAAQRERYYATIHKVSMQNNDKIPETSEDISPYATFQLSEGAGNMSQPHHGGPANTLLHSFMYHERALAEGCSSPPPAAVLNHQPTTTHHHHHHQRPQKTIHNYYQTSPFHNISKNRRRHSRKTEPESEESESDQDQLTSSRTESSNQHEGKIKHNSRLIQHFPNHNISITYL from the exons ATGTGGATTAGTAGCCGCCTTTTCGTGATTTTCCTGCTGCTCCATCTCG AAACCACCTGCAGTGAACCCTTCGAAGCGCACTTGCGCGGTCCTGGATTCGTGATGGAACCGCCAGGGCGGGTGGAGTTCTCAAACTCCTCCGGCGGCTGGCTAGACTGCTCCGCCTCCGGCAGCCCGCAGCCCACGATCGACTGGGTCCATGCGGACGGATCGGCCGTAACCGAGATCCATGGAGTGAGGCGGGTCCTGCGCAACGGCACCCTCGTCCTGATGCCCTTCGCTGCGGCTGCCTACCACCAGGATGTGCACAACACGATCTACCGTTGCATTGCCAGCAACTCCGTGGGGCGCATCGTATCGCGGGATGTGCAAGTGAGGGCGG TCGTGGCACAGGCCTACAAAGTGGATGTGGAGGTCCTGTCGGCGTCGCGCGGCTGCACCGCCATCCTGCGCTGCGTGGTGCCCACGTTCGTCAAGGAACTGGTGCGAGTCGTCTCCTGGGTTCATGAACCCGCTATCTACATCTATCCCTCGCTGCAAGGCG ATGGCAAGTTCCACCTCCTGCCCACCGGTGAGCTGCTCATCCACAACCTGCAGGAGAGCGACGAGTCGCAGTCGTTCCGGTGCCGCAGCATGCACCGCCTCACCCGCCAAGTGGTGGTATCCTCGCCCACCCGGCTGCGTATTAATT CGCATCGCGGCATCATTTCGCCGAGCGTGGTGGAGCACACGGCCCATGTGCAGGTGTCGCAGGACGAGGGCGCGGTGCTGCTGTGCGTCGCTCAGGGCTGTCCTTCGCCCGAATACAG CTGGTACACCCACAACGGAGCCGGGCCCCTGCCCGTGCTGAGCGGTCCCCGGGTCCGGCTACTGGGTCCCATCCTGGCCATCGAGGCGGTTACCGGCGAGGACTCCGGCGTATACAAGTGCACGGCCAGCAATGTGGGCGGCGAGGCCAGTGCCGAGCTCCGCCTGACAGTGGCCACGCCCATCCAGGTGGAAATCTCCCCGAATGTGCTCAGCGTCCACATGGGCGGCACCGCGGAGTTTCGTTGCCTGGTGACCAGCAACGGCAGCCCGGTGGGCATGCAAAACATCCTCTGGTACAAGGACGGTCGCCAGCTGCCGTCGTCGGGACGCGTCGAGGACACGTTGGTGGTGCCGCGAGTGAGTCGCGAAAATCGGGGCATGTATCAGTGCGTGGTGCGACGGCCCGAGGGCGATACATTCCAGGCCACCGCGGAATTGCAACTAGGAG ATGCTCCGCCCGTGCTCCTGTACAGCTTCATCGAGCAGACTCTGCAGCCCGGCCCAGCTGTGAGCCTGAAGTGCTCCGCTGCCGGCAATCCTACGCCGCAAATTTCATGGACACTGGACGGATTTCCGCTGCCATCAAACGGAAG ATTTATGATCGGACAATATATCACTGTGCATGGCGATGTAATTAGTCATGTTAACATAAGCCACGTCATGGTGGAAGATGGCGGCGAGTACGCCTGCATAGCTGAGAACAGGGCAGGACGAGTGCAGCACGCCGCTCGCCTCAATATTTATG GTCTTCCTTACATTCGACTGATTCCGAAGGTAACCGCCGTCTCTGGCGAGACATTGAATCTAAAGTGCCCCGTGGCCGGGTATCCCATCGAGGAGATCCACTGGGAGAGGGGCGGCAGGGAGCTGCCGGATGACATACGGCAGAGGGTCCAGCCGGACGGCTCGCTGACCATCAGTCCGGTGCAAAAGAACTCCGATTCCGGGGTGTACACGTGCTGGGCGCGGAACAAACAGGGTCACAGTGCCAGGCGGAGCGGCGAGGTGACGGTCATAG TGCCGCCGAGCATAGAACCGTTCGCCTTCCAGGAGGGCCTGGCCGAGGGCATGCGGACACGGACCGTCTGCGGGGTCTCCCGGGGCGACCCGCCCCTAAAGCTGATCTGGCTGAAGGACGGTGAGCCGCTGCCGGACCTGCTGGGGGCCAATGTCACCATGCTAGACCAGTACAGCTCGCTGCTGAGCATTCCGTCGCTCTCCGCCACGCACTCCGGCGAGTACACGTGCGTGGCCAAGAATCCGGCGGCGGAGATCAAGTACACGGCCCTGTTGCAGGTCAAAG TGCCGCCTCGCTGGATTGTCGAGCCCGTTGATGCGAATGTGGAGCGCAACCGCCACATAATGTTGCACTGCCAGGCTCAGGGTGTACCCACGCCCAGTATAGTGTGGAAAAAGGCCACAG GCAGCAAATCAGGAGAGTACGAGGAGGTCAGGGAGCGCCCCTTCACCAAGCTACTGGGCAACGGGTCCCTCCTGCTCCAGCACGTGAAGGAGGATCGCGAGGGCTTCTATCTGTGCCAGGCCAACAATGGCATCGGCACCGGCATCGGAAAGGTCATCCAGCTGAAAGTGAACT CCTCGCCGTACTTCTCCTCCACCTCCCGTTCCGTGATGGTGAAAAAGGGCGACACCGCCCTGCTCCAGTGCGCGGTGAGCGGCGACAAGCCGATTAACATTGTCTGGATGCGTTCGGGCAAGAACACGCTGAATCCCTCGACCAATTACAA GATCTCAGTGAAGCAGGAGGCCACGCCGGACGGTGTTTCCGCCGAGCTGCAAATCCGCACAGTGGATGCCACCGACAGTGGTCCCTACTTCTGCCGGGCGAGCAACCTCTATGGAAACGATCAGCAACTGGTGCAGCTCCAGGTCCAGGAACCGCCGCAGCCACCCAGCGTCCTGGAGGCGGCCATGATCAGCAGTCGGTCAGTGAATCTCAAGTGGCAGCCTAAGACCCTGGGCACCGGCGACGTCTCCAAGTACCTGGTGGAGTTCCGCGAGGCTGATC CTCTGTTTGTGGAGCAGTGGCAGCAAGTGGAGGTTAAGGACCCACCCACTTTTAATGCCATGATAGAGAACCTTAAGCCGGCCACGCGATATGCCTTCCGGGTGATTGCCGAGGGCTCTGCTGGACGTAGTGCACCCAGCCAGGAGCTGATTGTTCGAACTGAGCCACAGAGACCGGCGGGTCCACCACTGAATCTCTCCGCCCGTCCTCTGTCCTCCACGGAGCTGCTAATCAGCTGGGTGGCTCCACTTCCGGAGCTGCGACATGGCGACATCCAGGGTTACAATGTGGGCTACAAGTTGGCCAACTCGGGCAACACGGCCTACAACTTTACCTCGGTTTCCGGTGACGGTGATGGCGGAAACGGAGAGCTGCTCCTGAGTGGACTGGCTAAGTTCCAGCGCTACAATGTGGTGGTGCAGGCCTTCAACCAGGTGGGACCAGGTCCGCTCTCGGAACCAGCTACATCCCAGACTATGGAAGATG TTCCCAGCCGCTCGCCAGAGGATGTGCGATGTGCCGCCTTGTCGTCGCAGTCCCTGCAGGTTTCCTGGCAACCTCCTCCGATCTACCACACCAACGGTCTACTGCAGGGCTACAAGCTAATCTTCGAGCCCATCATCGACGACATCCAGCCCAGCAAGGATGAGGTAGAGTCGCGCAAGACCACAGCCCTAACCATGGTCCTGACGGGACTTCGCAAGTACACAAACTACAGCATCCAAGTCCTGGCCCACACCCGAATGGGTGACGGAGTTTTGTCCAAGCCCCTGTACTGCCACAGCGAGGAGGACGTGCCGGAGGCGCCGGCGGACATTAAGGTAGTGGTTAGCTCGTCACAGTCTCTTTACATATCCTGGTTGCCGCCAACGGAGCCGAACGGGGTGATCACCAAGTTCAGCCTGTACACACGAGTGGTGAACGGACGCGAGGAGCTGAACAACGAGAAGCGCAGCCTGCCGTCACAGCAGGCCTACTACGAGGCGAAGGGTCTGCATCCCCACATGGAGTACCAGTTCTGGGTGACGGCCAGCACGCGGGTGGGCGAGGGCAAGAGCTCCCGGGTAGCCTCTCAGATCACGACCAACCGCATTCCGGCCCGGATCATATCTTTCGGCGGCCCGGTGGTGCGGCCCTGGCGCTCCACTGTCACCCTGCCGTGCACGGCAGTGGGCAAGCCCAAGCGGGATTGGTTCAAGTCGGACGTGGTGCTGCGCCAGGGCGGCGTACACAACACACAGCTGCTGGACACCGGAGACCTGATCATCTCCAGCCTGGAGCTGGCGGACGGCGGCAACTACAGCTGCCAGGTGGACAACGGCATTGGCACGGATCGGCTCACCCACATCCTCATGGTGCAGGTGCCTCCCTCGGCGCCCACTCTTTATGTGACCAGTGCCACCTCGAGCAGCATCCTGATGCACTGGAAGTGCGGATTCACCGGCAACGCCCCCATCACCGGGTACACCCTCTTCTACCGACgcggcaacggcaacaccgACGAGATGCAGCTCTCTCGTCACGCCTCCAGCCACGAGCTAAAGGGCCTTGTATGCGGCAGCACCTACCAGATCTACCTGAGTGCCCAGAACAAGGTGGGCCCCTCGCCCTCCAGCATCATGCTGCACGTCCGCACCCAGGGCCAGTCTCCGGGACAGCCCTCCTCCACGGCACTGCTGGCGCCCAACTCTACCTCGCTCCTGGTCCGTCTCCACTCCTGGCCGGACAACGGCTGCCCCATCCTCTACTTTGTCCTGCAGTACAAGGCGATGACCGACGATCCAGATGCCGAGTGGGTTATGG TCTCCAATGCATTGAAACCTCAACGTCGTCTGGTGGTTCCCAACCTGCTGCCCTCCACCCTGTACCACCTCCGCATGGAAGCCCACAACGTGGCTGGTCAGTCGAGTGCCGAGTTCTCTTTCGTGACCCTGACCAAGGACGGGGACCCGCCGCCACCGGAGATCGTGCAGCGGGGGCATCGCGGCACCACCGTCTTCTACGGAAACATCAACCTGCTAATTCCCAGCATTGCGGCTCTGTCCGGAATGATCTGCACCATCGTCATGGTCATCATCTGCTACAGGAACA AGCAAAGCGCCCACAGTCAGAAGGAGTCCCTGGAGAATCGAGCCAACTCGGAGGCGGCCCAGAGGGAGAGGTACTACGCCACCATACACAAGGTGTCCATGCAGAACAATGACAAGATTCCAG aaaccTCCGAGGACATCTCGCCATACGCCACCTTCCAGCTCTCAGAGGGAGCTGGGAACATGTCGCAGCCGCACCACGGAGGTCCTGCCAACACGCTGCTCCACTCGTTCATGTACCACGAGCGGGCCCTGGCCGAGGGCTGCTCGTCGCCACCACCAGCCGCGGTACTGAACCACCAACCAACCACCAcccatcaccaccaccaccaccaacgtCCACAAAAGACAATTCATAATTATTATCAGACCTCACCGTTCCATAATATC TCGAAGAACCGGAGGCGCCACTCCCGGAAGACGGAGCCGGAGAGCGAGGAGTCGGAGTCGGACCAGGACCAGTTGACCTCCAGCCGCACGGAGTCCTCCAACCAGCACGAGGGCAAGATCAAGCACA ACTCTAGACTAATCCAACACTTTCCAAACCACAATATCTCGATAACATATCTGTAG
- the LOC6507416 gene encoding Down syndrome cell adhesion molecule-like protein Dscam2 isoform X14: MWISSRLFVIFLLLHLETTCSEPFEAHLRGPGFVMEPPGRVEFSNSSGGWLDCSASGSPQPTIDWVHADGSAVTEIHGVRRVLRNGTLVLMPFAAAAYHQDVHNTIYRCIASNSVGRIVSRDVQVRAVVAQAYKVDVEVLSASRGCTAILRCVVPTFVKELVRVVSWVHEPAIYIYPSLQGDGKFHLLPTGELLIHNLQESDESQSFRCRSMHRLTRQVVVSSPTRLRINSHRGIISPSVVEHTAHVQVSQDEGAVLLCVAQGCPSPEYSWYTHNGAGPLPVLSGPRVRLLGPILAIEAVTGEDSGVYKCTASNVGGEASAELRLTVATPIQVEISPNVLSVHMGGTAEFRCLVTSNGSPVGMQNILWYKDGRQLPSSGRVEDTLVVPRVSRENRGMYQCVVRRPEGDTFQATAELQLGDAPPVLLYSFIEQTLQPGPAVSLKCSAAGNPTPQISWTLDGFPLPSNGRFMIGQYITVHGDVISHVNISHVMVEDGGEYACIAENRAGRVQHAARLNIYGLPYIRLIPKVTAVSGETLNLKCPVAGYPIEEIHWERGGRELPDDIRQRVQPDGSLTISPVQKNSDSGVYTCWARNKQGHSARRSGEVTVIVPPSIEPFAFQEGLAEGMRTRTVCGVSRGDPPLKLIWLKDGEPLPDLLGANVTMLDQYSSLLSIPSLSATHSGEYTCVAKNPAAEIKYTALLQVKVPPRWIVEPVDANVERNRHIMLHCQAQGVPTPSIVWKKATGSKSGEYEEVRERPFTKLLGNGSLLLQHVKEDREGFYLCQANNGIGTGIGKVIQLKVNSSPYFSSTSRSVMVKKGDTALLQCAVSGDKPINIVWMRSGKNTLNPSTNYKISVKQEATPDGVSAELQIRTVDATDSGPYFCRASNLYGNDQQLVQLQVQEPPQPPSVLEAAMISSRSVNLKWQPKTLGTGDVSKYLVEFREADPLFVEQWQQVEVKDPPTFNAMIENLKPATRYAFRVIAEGSAGRSAPSQELIVRTEPQRPAGPPLNLSARPLSSTELLISWVAPLPELRHGDIQGYNVGYKLANSGNTAYNFTSVSGDGDGGNGELLLSGLAKFQRYNVVVQAFNQVGPGPLSEPATSQTMEDVPSRSPEDVRCAALSSQSLQVSWQPPPIYHTNGLLQGYKLIFEPIIDDIQPSKDEVESRKTTALTMVLTGLRKYTNYSIQVLAHTRMGDGVLSKPLYCHSEEDVPEAPADIKVVVSSSQSLYISWLPPTEPNGVITKFSLYTRVVNGREELNNEKRSLPSQQAYYEAKGLHPHMEYQFWVTASTRVGEGKSSRVASQITTNRIPARIISFGGPVVRPWRSTVTLPCTAVGKPKRDWFKSDVVLRQGGVHNTQLLDTGDLIISSLELADGGNYSCQVDNGIGTDRLTHILMVQVPPSAPTLYVTSATSSSILMHWKCGFTGNAPITGYTLFYRRGNGNTDEMQLSRHASSHELKGLVCGSTYQIYLSAQNKVGPSPSSIMLHVRTQGQSPGQPSSTALLAPNSTSLLVRLHSWPDNGCPILYFVLQYKAMTDDPDAEWVMVSNALKPQRRLVVPNLLPSTLYHLRMEAHNVAGQSSAEFSFVTLTKDGDPPPPEIVQRGHRGTTVFYGNINLLIPSIAALSGMICTIVMVIICYRNMLKNARPLAEQSAHSQKESLENRANSEAAQRERYYATIHKVSMQNNDKIPETSEDISPYATFQLSEGAGNMSQPHHGGPANTLLHSFMYHERALAEGCSSPPPAASKNRRRHSRKTEPESEESESDQDQLTSSRTESSNQHEGKIKHNSRLIQHFPNHNISITYL, from the exons ATGTGGATTAGTAGCCGCCTTTTCGTGATTTTCCTGCTGCTCCATCTCG AAACCACCTGCAGTGAACCCTTCGAAGCGCACTTGCGCGGTCCTGGATTCGTGATGGAACCGCCAGGGCGGGTGGAGTTCTCAAACTCCTCCGGCGGCTGGCTAGACTGCTCCGCCTCCGGCAGCCCGCAGCCCACGATCGACTGGGTCCATGCGGACGGATCGGCCGTAACCGAGATCCATGGAGTGAGGCGGGTCCTGCGCAACGGCACCCTCGTCCTGATGCCCTTCGCTGCGGCTGCCTACCACCAGGATGTGCACAACACGATCTACCGTTGCATTGCCAGCAACTCCGTGGGGCGCATCGTATCGCGGGATGTGCAAGTGAGGGCGG TCGTGGCACAGGCCTACAAAGTGGATGTGGAGGTCCTGTCGGCGTCGCGCGGCTGCACCGCCATCCTGCGCTGCGTGGTGCCCACGTTCGTCAAGGAACTGGTGCGAGTCGTCTCCTGGGTTCATGAACCCGCTATCTACATCTATCCCTCGCTGCAAGGCG ATGGCAAGTTCCACCTCCTGCCCACCGGTGAGCTGCTCATCCACAACCTGCAGGAGAGCGACGAGTCGCAGTCGTTCCGGTGCCGCAGCATGCACCGCCTCACCCGCCAAGTGGTGGTATCCTCGCCCACCCGGCTGCGTATTAATT CGCATCGCGGCATCATTTCGCCGAGCGTGGTGGAGCACACGGCCCATGTGCAGGTGTCGCAGGACGAGGGCGCGGTGCTGCTGTGCGTCGCTCAGGGCTGTCCTTCGCCCGAATACAG CTGGTACACCCACAACGGAGCCGGGCCCCTGCCCGTGCTGAGCGGTCCCCGGGTCCGGCTACTGGGTCCCATCCTGGCCATCGAGGCGGTTACCGGCGAGGACTCCGGCGTATACAAGTGCACGGCCAGCAATGTGGGCGGCGAGGCCAGTGCCGAGCTCCGCCTGACAGTGGCCACGCCCATCCAGGTGGAAATCTCCCCGAATGTGCTCAGCGTCCACATGGGCGGCACCGCGGAGTTTCGTTGCCTGGTGACCAGCAACGGCAGCCCGGTGGGCATGCAAAACATCCTCTGGTACAAGGACGGTCGCCAGCTGCCGTCGTCGGGACGCGTCGAGGACACGTTGGTGGTGCCGCGAGTGAGTCGCGAAAATCGGGGCATGTATCAGTGCGTGGTGCGACGGCCCGAGGGCGATACATTCCAGGCCACCGCGGAATTGCAACTAGGAG ATGCTCCGCCCGTGCTCCTGTACAGCTTCATCGAGCAGACTCTGCAGCCCGGCCCAGCTGTGAGCCTGAAGTGCTCCGCTGCCGGCAATCCTACGCCGCAAATTTCATGGACACTGGACGGATTTCCGCTGCCATCAAACGGAAG ATTTATGATCGGACAATATATCACTGTGCATGGCGATGTAATTAGTCATGTTAACATAAGCCACGTCATGGTGGAAGATGGCGGCGAGTACGCCTGCATAGCTGAGAACAGGGCAGGACGAGTGCAGCACGCCGCTCGCCTCAATATTTATG GTCTTCCTTACATTCGACTGATTCCGAAGGTAACCGCCGTCTCTGGCGAGACATTGAATCTAAAGTGCCCCGTGGCCGGGTATCCCATCGAGGAGATCCACTGGGAGAGGGGCGGCAGGGAGCTGCCGGATGACATACGGCAGAGGGTCCAGCCGGACGGCTCGCTGACCATCAGTCCGGTGCAAAAGAACTCCGATTCCGGGGTGTACACGTGCTGGGCGCGGAACAAACAGGGTCACAGTGCCAGGCGGAGCGGCGAGGTGACGGTCATAG TGCCGCCGAGCATAGAACCGTTCGCCTTCCAGGAGGGCCTGGCCGAGGGCATGCGGACACGGACCGTCTGCGGGGTCTCCCGGGGCGACCCGCCCCTAAAGCTGATCTGGCTGAAGGACGGTGAGCCGCTGCCGGACCTGCTGGGGGCCAATGTCACCATGCTAGACCAGTACAGCTCGCTGCTGAGCATTCCGTCGCTCTCCGCCACGCACTCCGGCGAGTACACGTGCGTGGCCAAGAATCCGGCGGCGGAGATCAAGTACACGGCCCTGTTGCAGGTCAAAG TGCCGCCTCGCTGGATTGTCGAGCCCGTTGATGCGAATGTGGAGCGCAACCGCCACATAATGTTGCACTGCCAGGCTCAGGGTGTACCCACGCCCAGTATAGTGTGGAAAAAGGCCACAG GCAGCAAATCAGGAGAGTACGAGGAGGTCAGGGAGCGCCCCTTCACCAAGCTACTGGGCAACGGGTCCCTCCTGCTCCAGCACGTGAAGGAGGATCGCGAGGGCTTCTATCTGTGCCAGGCCAACAATGGCATCGGCACCGGCATCGGAAAGGTCATCCAGCTGAAAGTGAACT CCTCGCCGTACTTCTCCTCCACCTCCCGTTCCGTGATGGTGAAAAAGGGCGACACCGCCCTGCTCCAGTGCGCGGTGAGCGGCGACAAGCCGATTAACATTGTCTGGATGCGTTCGGGCAAGAACACGCTGAATCCCTCGACCAATTACAA GATCTCAGTGAAGCAGGAGGCCACGCCGGACGGTGTTTCCGCCGAGCTGCAAATCCGCACAGTGGATGCCACCGACAGTGGTCCCTACTTCTGCCGGGCGAGCAACCTCTATGGAAACGATCAGCAACTGGTGCAGCTCCAGGTCCAGGAACCGCCGCAGCCACCCAGCGTCCTGGAGGCGGCCATGATCAGCAGTCGGTCAGTGAATCTCAAGTGGCAGCCTAAGACCCTGGGCACCGGCGACGTCTCCAAGTACCTGGTGGAGTTCCGCGAGGCTGATC CTCTGTTTGTGGAGCAGTGGCAGCAAGTGGAGGTTAAGGACCCACCCACTTTTAATGCCATGATAGAGAACCTTAAGCCGGCCACGCGATATGCCTTCCGGGTGATTGCCGAGGGCTCTGCTGGACGTAGTGCACCCAGCCAGGAGCTGATTGTTCGAACTGAGCCACAGAGACCGGCGGGTCCACCACTGAATCTCTCCGCCCGTCCTCTGTCCTCCACGGAGCTGCTAATCAGCTGGGTGGCTCCACTTCCGGAGCTGCGACATGGCGACATCCAGGGTTACAATGTGGGCTACAAGTTGGCCAACTCGGGCAACACGGCCTACAACTTTACCTCGGTTTCCGGTGACGGTGATGGCGGAAACGGAGAGCTGCTCCTGAGTGGACTGGCTAAGTTCCAGCGCTACAATGTGGTGGTGCAGGCCTTCAACCAGGTGGGACCAGGTCCGCTCTCGGAACCAGCTACATCCCAGACTATGGAAGATG TTCCCAGCCGCTCGCCAGAGGATGTGCGATGTGCCGCCTTGTCGTCGCAGTCCCTGCAGGTTTCCTGGCAACCTCCTCCGATCTACCACACCAACGGTCTACTGCAGGGCTACAAGCTAATCTTCGAGCCCATCATCGACGACATCCAGCCCAGCAAGGATGAGGTAGAGTCGCGCAAGACCACAGCCCTAACCATGGTCCTGACGGGACTTCGCAAGTACACAAACTACAGCATCCAAGTCCTGGCCCACACCCGAATGGGTGACGGAGTTTTGTCCAAGCCCCTGTACTGCCACAGCGAGGAGGACGTGCCGGAGGCGCCGGCGGACATTAAGGTAGTGGTTAGCTCGTCACAGTCTCTTTACATATCCTGGTTGCCGCCAACGGAGCCGAACGGGGTGATCACCAAGTTCAGCCTGTACACACGAGTGGTGAACGGACGCGAGGAGCTGAACAACGAGAAGCGCAGCCTGCCGTCACAGCAGGCCTACTACGAGGCGAAGGGTCTGCATCCCCACATGGAGTACCAGTTCTGGGTGACGGCCAGCACGCGGGTGGGCGAGGGCAAGAGCTCCCGGGTAGCCTCTCAGATCACGACCAACCGCATTCCGGCCCGGATCATATCTTTCGGCGGCCCGGTGGTGCGGCCCTGGCGCTCCACTGTCACCCTGCCGTGCACGGCAGTGGGCAAGCCCAAGCGGGATTGGTTCAAGTCGGACGTGGTGCTGCGCCAGGGCGGCGTACACAACACACAGCTGCTGGACACCGGAGACCTGATCATCTCCAGCCTGGAGCTGGCGGACGGCGGCAACTACAGCTGCCAGGTGGACAACGGCATTGGCACGGATCGGCTCACCCACATCCTCATGGTGCAGGTGCCTCCCTCGGCGCCCACTCTTTATGTGACCAGTGCCACCTCGAGCAGCATCCTGATGCACTGGAAGTGCGGATTCACCGGCAACGCCCCCATCACCGGGTACACCCTCTTCTACCGACgcggcaacggcaacaccgACGAGATGCAGCTCTCTCGTCACGCCTCCAGCCACGAGCTAAAGGGCCTTGTATGCGGCAGCACCTACCAGATCTACCTGAGTGCCCAGAACAAGGTGGGCCCCTCGCCCTCCAGCATCATGCTGCACGTCCGCACCCAGGGCCAGTCTCCGGGACAGCCCTCCTCCACGGCACTGCTGGCGCCCAACTCTACCTCGCTCCTGGTCCGTCTCCACTCCTGGCCGGACAACGGCTGCCCCATCCTCTACTTTGTCCTGCAGTACAAGGCGATGACCGACGATCCAGATGCCGAGTGGGTTATGG TCTCCAATGCATTGAAACCTCAACGTCGTCTGGTGGTTCCCAACCTGCTGCCCTCCACCCTGTACCACCTCCGCATGGAAGCCCACAACGTGGCTGGTCAGTCGAGTGCCGAGTTCTCTTTCGTGACCCTGACCAAGGACGGGGACCCGCCGCCACCGGAGATCGTGCAGCGGGGGCATCGCGGCACCACCGTCTTCTACGGAAACATCAACCTGCTAATTCCCAGCATTGCGGCTCTGTCCGGAATGATCTGCACCATCGTCATGGTCATCATCTGCTACAGGAACA TGCTTAAAAATGCACGACCGCTCGCAGAGCAAAGCGCCCACAGTCAGAAGGAGTCCCTGGAGAATCGAGCCAACTCGGAGGCGGCCCAGAGGGAGAGGTACTACGCCACCATACACAAGGTGTCCATGCAGAACAATGACAAGATTCCAG aaaccTCCGAGGACATCTCGCCATACGCCACCTTCCAGCTCTCAGAGGGAGCTGGGAACATGTCGCAGCCGCACCACGGAGGTCCTGCCAACACGCTGCTCCACTCGTTCATGTACCACGAGCGGGCCCTGGCCGAGGGCTGCTCGTCGCCACCACCAGCCGCG TCGAAGAACCGGAGGCGCCACTCCCGGAAGACGGAGCCGGAGAGCGAGGAGTCGGAGTCGGACCAGGACCAGTTGACCTCCAGCCGCACGGAGTCCTCCAACCAGCACGAGGGCAAGATCAAGCACA ACTCTAGACTAATCCAACACTTTCCAAACCACAATATCTCGATAACATATCTGTAG